CGTACACCCGCTCGCCGTCCGTGCCCGCCGCCGCGACCTCCCGCGACGGCACGAACTCCGCATGCAGCAGCAACGTCGCGAAGAACGCCGACTTGCCCCGCAGCCGCAACCGAGAGCCGGAAATCAAACGCTGGAACTCAGGGGTGACCGGGAGGGGCGGGGTCATGGGGTGACCGCCGCAGATGGCAGATGGCCGATGGCAAAGGGCGCCTCTGGCCTTCTGCTATCAGCCATCAGCCTTCTGCCATTTACCTTCACATTCCCTCCGTGAGCTCCAGCGTTCCCTGCACGAGCGTCGCGAGGCGTTCGTCGCGGCCGACGAGTTCGGCGAGGTCCGCGAGTTGTCCGATGGCCTGGAATTTGCTGACGAGCGTGGCGACGTACAGTTGCAGCCATTCGGGTCCGGCGTTGTCGGCCAGCCACGTGAAGGCGTGGTGGGCCTCGTCGGCGCTCTTCGCGCGGGCGGCGAGGCCCACGACGGCGGCGTAGCGGACGCTGGGTTCGTCCGGTAACCTCAGCCCGGCGCCGCGTCCCTCAAGGACGGTGCCGAGGTCCGGCAGTTGCTCGTACAGGCGCACGAAGGCGCTGAATTCCGCTCCGGCGGCGTCTCCGATGGCGGGCGTGGCGTCCAGTCCGGCGCGGTGCAGGCGGGCGGCCATCTCCCAGGCGCGCGGGCTGGGCCACGCGGGCTGCTGCGGGTCCAGGCGCCACAGCAGTTCGGGCCGGAAGGTCAGGAACGCGATGACGTGCTCGTGCAGGCCGTGTGCCAGGGCGTACGCGCGCCACGAGTCGAAGTCCGGGCGGACGGTCAGGTGCAGGAAGCGGTTGGCGAGGGGGGCGGGCATGTCGAACACGCTGGCGCGGTCCTCCTTGCGGTTCCCGGCGGCCCACACGAACCAGCCGTCCGGGAGTTCGTAGCTGCCCACGCGGCGGTCGAGGATCAGTTGCTGCGCCATGCCCTGCATGGTGGGGGGGGCCATGTTCACCTCGTCGAGGAACAGCACGCCCTGCCCGCCGCGCGGCAGGAATTCCGGCGGGTACCAGCGGGACACGCCGCCGCCCTGCCCGTCGGCCTCGGGGACGGGCAGGCCGCGCAGGTCGGTGGGGGCCAGCTGCGAGAGCCGGACGTCCACGAAGTCCAGGCCGTGCCGGGCCGCGACCTGC
The genomic region above belongs to Deinococcus seoulensis and contains:
- a CDS encoding ATP-binding protein, whose translation is MSLTANELQTYLSALVTGDLKLSTMIWGPPGVGKSSVVAQVAARHGLDFVDVRLSQLAPTDLRGLPVPEADGQGGGVSRWYPPEFLPRGGQGVLFLDEVNMAPPTMQGMAQQLILDRRVGSYELPDGWFVWAAGNRKEDRASVFDMPAPLANRFLHLTVRPDFDSWRAYALAHGLHEHVIAFLTFRPELLWRLDPQQPAWPSPRAWEMAARLHRAGLDATPAIGDAAGAEFSAFVRLYEQLPDLGTVLEGRGAGLRLPDEPSVRYAAVVGLAARAKSADEAHHAFTWLADNAGPEWLQLYVATLVSKFQAIGQLADLAELVGRDERLATLVQGTLELTEGM